The Xyrauchen texanus isolate HMW12.3.18 chromosome 42, RBS_HiC_50CHRs, whole genome shotgun sequence genome includes the window CATTTTCAGTCTGAGTACCTGTTCTAGATGAAATGTGTCATTTGCCTACACGGAATGTCAGAAACCATTCTAAAACTTTTATGGTACACTTCCACTTTTACTATTTCACAACACCGTTTTTTACCTTGGAGCTGACTCGTGATTTTAAACATTTCACTCTGAGCTCAAAGCCCCAAGAAGGATCTGTTAAACCAAACTGAGGGCAGGAGTGTCAGGTCTCAGTTCTGTGTGACTTGCACAGGCTTCTTAAGTTTTTGAGCTCGTCTGTTTTAGAGAATCGTTCCACTTGTTGATGCACAGCACTTGTCAAATCTTACTTGTGCCTGTGAAGAAGCCTAAAGGAGCCAGGAGATGCAGACTAGATGGAacaagagtgggacccaaagcgaAGGGCCGTGACAGTGCTCACAAAACCTTTAAGGAATGTTATTGTGTTTTTTGGCAGTTTGACTAAAGAATATTCTCTATTACAGTCAGGTTATTGTGTCTTTTGTCTCTATTATAAATTAGATTTCTCTTTAGGAGTCTGAAGTGTTGAAAGCGTTCTGTCTGCATCTATAGACTGCAGTTGAAGTTGGAAGACTAAAAGTAAAATTCGGGGGAGGTGAagcttttgttttaaaattagttttttctcTTTCTAATTCTGTTCAGCAAAGCATCTGGAAGCAATCTGTAGCATGAGTTTTGAAGACCATATCAAGGAAAAGAGCTTTGCCATTCAAACATGGtttctttttaaatttattaCGGAAAACTTTATAGTTAAAACAGATGTTAGTCCATTTTAATCCAGAGTTATAAGGCCTCCCCGATACTTTTAACGTTTTCCATTTACGTTataacattgcacattttttttttcctttttttaaaccaTATTTGTATAGGCTATATGCCCATTTTCTTGATTAAGTGAGTGCTTTACTGCCGTTGTTGTTTTTACTTCTGAAGTGCggagaacaatatatttttagaaacCCAAGTTGACTCTAACCCTCTACAACGGAAATGCCCCCAATTTGACAACAAACAGTTCAAACAGACCATAAACTTTTGGATAGCTTTCATGTTCtcatctcaatatttttttttttcttcttttgtacaGTAGTTTTATTATGCTGTTTGCCTTATGAATTAATTTGAAAGTCAGGATGTGtgtaaaaaaatgtacatgaGGAAACAGAAATGgttatatatagtgtgtgtgtgtctgtgtgtctttgtctTTTGTATTGGAGAGTAGTgtagcggtagtgtagcggttagcgtgctgcgctacgaacctggcgacccgagtttgattcccgctcatggctaaCACCAGTGACTATTATCTGAACctgtcccgggcctcccctaggtcgactcagcctaaaatgagtacctggtgcggtgtaaaaaaaaaaaacattgccactggggagacaaaggtggtcgggcgtggtgctggccacccacaccctcgtgtaccgttccggccttcataggtgctcgctaacagcacttgcccctaaaGTCTGTtgaggctaaatgggggatctttctctttttgtgtttgctAAACAAAACTCTTTGTCAGGAAAACTCTTTTAACAACAAATTAGAGGCAGTTCATgctatttttaaatctttatgGGAGTGAGCAAAGGCTATGATAAGTCACATAAAATAGGGAAATAACATTAACTGTTAAGATCTAATCCATAAGAGGAAGCAATGTCTTGAAGCAATTGATAGTTGCATTCTCCTCCAAAGCAGCATATGAAATAAAAACACAAGAGAATAAAGAAGTGCTAAAAAAAGAGTTTACCAGTCAAATAGGAGACCCTTATGAATTGCACAATTCCACAACCTTATCCAAGCTCTTCTCTCACAATCATTGACCTGATCTAGTTTCACACACATGTATTCAAAGTTTATTTTAAGAGAAGTAGTCAACCATAGGTGCTTCCTGTTGATTTTCAGTTACCTTTGTATGTCgatgaaaatatttttgatacatgtctgattgtgtgtgttttttgcttTGCTCTACAGACATCAATCTGGCCCAGTTGGTATGGCATTCAGGACGACGGCTCAGTGGGTGAACCCTCTGCCTCACTTCCACAATTATCCTCGCAGTCTCAACTGGACATGCCTCCTCCATATGAGGCTGTGTCTGGAGGTAAGACTGACTCCCTGTACAACGAAACCTGTGTCGACACTATACATTTTCGTAATAATCCTGAATTAAATTAATCTCTTTCCAGTCAACTTTTTGTGAGCAATTAAAAAGGTGGGTATACAAACGAGgatgaaataaatattattttgtcgtttttataaaaaaaaaaattatgtattaaaataCTGAAGAACTACTTTGCaattttaatatgcagagacaactataagtaaataattctgtttatttGAGTGTTCCGACCTGCCAGAcaaaacaacattgactcaaccaatgccaTGAGATTGTTCTATTGACTATCTATTTGTTCAACCAGTGTAAGACAGCAAGTATTTGGGGAATGCTGTTTTAaagcaccctcatgccatcccagatttgtatgactgcatttttgtttttatgactaTTCCTTCAagaatgcatttttgtttttggataTATAGGTATTGGTCTGATAATAATTTTGTAGTTGCACATGATTTGTGTTTGAAGAATGAACTTCGTGAAACTATACCATTGCCAAATGCCaaatatacacacagtttttgttTCAGGCTACATGTGGCAGACACTAAAAATCTCTAAAAAGTACTTTTCCAAATGATCGCTTGCATCAAAGCAGGGATGTAAATGATTAAACGTTTGCTGGACTATGAGCTTGTGCACTGACCTTCTCTCCTATATTATGCTCCATGTCCATCCCTACAAACCACTGCCCATGATGTATTTATTACCTTAACAGGACATTTGTATAGAAGAAAAGCTTTGAGATATGCCTGAGAATATATATACAAGACAAAATCATATGAAAACCATATCAAGAAGACATTTGTGCGACAGAAAACAGCTGGAATGATAAGTAGACTTGTCAAACAATAAAGATTTTACATGTCTCTTCTATTCACATTATGTATCTTTAGTGAGGTGAGACTTATGGCTTCACTCAGTCTGCTGTATTCTCTGTAAATTGTTAATGGGTCAAATTTTATGACAAGAGGAAACAAGAGTGGACCTGCGAACATGAAGCATCCCAAATTAGACAAATGTCTCTTAATTGGCAGGTTTTGTTACTGACATATTGGTAAGGATATTTATGCACACCAGCTGCCAGATACTGACATGGAAATGGCTGAAATCAATTTGGCAATCAGAGCTATGTGCTTTGGGTTTACTTCAATTCAGCTGTCTTTGGAGAGACTGATTGTTAATTCAGCAGCAACAAAGGATTTTGGCCGCAAACTGCGCATTCTGACTCAAAGTGCTGTTCTTCTGTATTGTGCTTAAGTGTTTCCTccttttctacttttttttttttttgtcatctctaATAAtagtttgacacttttttttttttcttcaaacaaaCCATACAAGAAAGCATCAGCTCAAACAATGCCCTTGTGAGAGTTTATGAAAACCAGATTTCCTCTTGGCGTCATAAAATGCATTTAGCATAGATTTAATTGTTTACTTGggtgtttttgttacttttgtcaTCCAGAACAGCTGATTGATGCACTGCAGAACAGTCAGTGGGGTAAAACATGTGCCCTTGATCTATGTATTGCTGCAGACTTTATGCAATGAGAAATTGTGATGTTTTACCTAAAGCAATGGCTTCTTGCCAGCCTAAATCAGTGTTATTCTATATAGTTTTGTTTGCAGTCTTTGAACTGCATGAATGCAAAGTGTTTTCAGGCAGTCCTTTATACAAATCAAGCTTTGCTTTTATTTGATTTCACTCTGATACATTTGAGAGGAAAAAAGTTTTTTCATTGCTCTTTTTGGAAGCGTTTTTTTTTAGAGAAGCTACTTGCACAACAGATGCAAAAGAATTGCACATATCCCACAAGTGACAGAACAAGAATCACCTAAACAAAAAGATGAGAGTTAAGTCAAGTGCTAAAGTGTGAATTAAGACATGGAGGAAGTGCACGTATAATGTCTATAGTATAACTTTGTTCTTCCTTTGACACAGTTGAGTGAAAGATAAAATCTCTAGAGCAGGATGTGATATGTGTGGTATGACATTCAGTGAGCATTGATGACCACATCTGCAACGTCATTCAGCATTTCCACCTTCCATTCAGAATCCCCTTCCGTGTGTGTAGTTCATGTCCTCTACATGCTGAAACAGTCACCTGACCTGTTCCATGGAAACATTTGTCTTTTCTTGCTTTAGTTTGATGCTAAATTCAAAATTGGGCTTTTGGTCATGGCAGCTCATTTGCAGTTGCCTGAAGGATGAAAACCGGAAGTTATGTAATTTTATCAAAATGACCTTGTTATTTACAATGCATGTTGCATTGTTGGCAGATTTTTAGGTATGATTTGTGCATGTGTTATCAGCGTTTGTAAAGGACACTTAAACATTTCATGCTAGGTAGTTAGTCTGTTTGTATATGCCTGTAACTTTATTTTCTGAACTTTATAAAAGTTGAGGTCTCCTTTTCTGGTTacaatttaatgcattaaatagGCATCATTAACTAATTATGAGCAATGtatttttgcagcatttatttaaCTTAGTTCATGTTGATTTATAAAGATTGTTCAATCATGCTAGTACATAATGCATTACCTAATGTGAGCATATACGTTTTTAATGAAACAATTTGACATTAACCAAGAGTAATACATGCTgaaaaagtgttgttcattggtCATactaactaatgtagttaactaatgttaacaattacAAACTTGCTTATTGCTGTTATAAAATTGTGCAACAGCGCTTTGATAAGTCACCAGTGTTCAATAAACAGTTAAATGTATTATCAATAATTACTATTAATTCTTCCAGGTACTATCTTAACTGTAGGCAGCTTGCGGTTGCCAAGCAACAAAGCTACTTGGTGCATTGTCATTGACCATGTAGTcataattgttttataataaatattcagaACTTCCAGTTTTATCCTCATTGTTTTTCAACGAGTTTGTTGTAACTTTAAAACACTTTGCATAATCATTGCAATTTAATATTCtcttttttgttgttctttttttctttttttttcttttttttttgcagcaaatGACCTGAAGCCTCCACCGTACAGCGAGTACGCTCAAAATGATGACACTGATGCGTCCCTTAGTATCACCATCCCAGACAGCAATGATTCCAGTACAATCAGTGATGCCCCACCTCCTTACACGCCCAGTGCCACctctccagccaatcagcaagtAGACAGCCAATCACAGTCAGAGGGAAGGTCATGTTAGACTTTTCCCCTCCTGGCAGTGAAGCACTGCTCTGCCCACACTGGTTTACCTGGTGCTTTCAGTTCACCCATGCCTTATGTTCATTTCCTCCAGCACTGACAGGCCATAGCCATATGACAGACACCACCTAATCCACTTATTTCACTAGTTTAAACTTTGAACAGTTTTGAGCAGTTCTGAGGAATATTCATCCAAAAATCTACAcactgttgtcatttactcatccttttgttgttccaaacccttatgacttctgtgggacacaaacagagcctcagtcacca containing:
- the si:dkey-118j18.2 gene encoding uncharacterized protein si:dkey-118j18.2, producing MELYWYIVVIIFIMIKIFFYICWYRSRQRQLAAYLSNPRNAQIVIVGGRAYLHQICERQNTSIWPSWYGIQDDGSVGEPSASLPQLSSQSQLDMPPPYEAVSGANDLKPPPYSEYAQNDDTDASLSITIPDSNDSSTISDAPPPYTPSATSPANQQVDSQSQSEGRSC